The Mycobacterium avium subsp. avium genomic sequence GTGGTGGCCCTGTCGGTCGCGATGGTGACGGCCGCCCTCGTCGCCGCCGCGGTGGGGGCCGGGCTGGTGCGGCTGCGCTACGGCGCCCTGGACTTCGACGCGGTGCCGCTGGGCAAGAGCCCGTCGGTCGCCTACGTGATCCAGGCGCCGCCGGTGTTCTTCTCGGACGGTCCGCTGCAGATCGCGGTCAGCCTGATGTGGCCGGCCGGGATCGCCGCCCTGGTGTACGCCGTGCGGGCGGCCGCCGACGCCCGCGACGACCTGGGTGCGCTGCCGCCGACCGCGCCGACCGATGCGCGCGCCGCGGAAGCGGCCGTCACAGCGGGCGGCGGTGAATCTTTCGGCCGGTGACCACCTTAGTGGCGATCTTGAGCAGCCGGGCCATGCCCACGTAGGTCATCGGGTTGAACATCGTCGGCCAGGTGGTCCGGATCAGGTGCTCGGTCACCGGGCGGCCCTCGAAGCGATCGGTCAGCCAGCGCAGCGTCATCGGCGCCGACAGCGGGTGCAGCATCATGTGCTCGTTGAAGGCGTCACGGTGGTAGGTGACCTGCGCGCCGCCGGCGGAATAGGCGTCGGCCAGCACGTCGATGTCGTGCACGTCGATCAGGTAGTCGTGCACGGCCTGCACGATCAGCACCGGCGGCGTCGGGACGGCGGCGCCCAGCCTGATGTGGTCGAAGACGTAGGTGACCTCCGGCGTGGACAGGATCTGCTCCAGCGGCGCGTCGAGGTAGTCACCCATGTTCTTGCCGGCCATCCGGATGACGGCCTCCACGGTCGTCATCTTCTCCAGCGAGTCCAGCAGGGCGCGCCCCTCCTCGTTGGCGTGCTCCTTGATCACCCGGTCCAGGTCGGGATAGATGTGCGCCAGCGCGGCCACCACCAGCGCCGGCAGCCCGGACAGGAAGCTGCCGTTGAGCCGGCGGAAGGTGTTGCCCAGGTCGCCGACGGGCGAGCCCAGCACCGCGCCCACCACGTTGACTTCGGGCGCGTACTCGGCGCACGTCTCGGCGGCCCAGGCGCTGGCCAGCCCGCCGCCGGAATAGCCCCACAGCCCGATCGGGGCGGACGGAGACAGCCCGAGACGTTCGGAGCCCAGGGCGGCCCGGATGCCGTCCAGGACCCGGTAACCCGGTTCGTACGGCGCGCCCCACAGGCCGCGCAGGCCCTCGTGGTCGGGCACCGAGACCGCCCAGCCCTCGGCGACCGCGGCGGTGATCAGGAAGAGTTCGAACTGGCCGATCGACCCGAGGGCCTTGGCCCGACGCCGCAGCGCGTAGGACGGGAAGCAGCGCGACGACACGGCGTCGATCGCGCACTGGTAGGACAGCAGGGGGCAGGGCCGGCCCGGCACGGCGTCGGCCGGGACGATCACCGTCGTGACGGTCGCCTCCGGCTCGCCGTTCATGTCCATGGTCCGGTAGAGCAGCTGGACGGCCTTGATCGGCTGGGAAATCAGGCCGAGGAACGCCAGCTCGACGTCGCGCGAACGCAGCACCGTGCCGGGTTCGGCATGCTGGAAGCCCAGGGGCGGCTGGTAGAACGGGTCGTCGGAGGGCAGCAGCGGACGCACTTTGCGCTGCAGTTCCTCGTGCGGCGGCCGGGCGATCCATTCCGCGCCGTGCGTGCCTGCCAGGTTGCCGAGCTCCGCCATTGAGGCTCCCTTCGTGGCCACCCGGCATTGTCGCGTACGAACAGCGGGTGGCCAAAACGTAATCGCCGCATTGTGAGCGACTTCTCGACACTACGGCCGTGGTCGCCTGCGCCACCGGTGTGGTCGAGCACCGCGTCGCCTGACGACGCTGTTGTGCCAGCCTAGCCTGGCAGGCCGGGCGGCCTGAGTGCGGCGAATTCGTCGGTGACCCGCAGCGCCGCGTCGGTGAACCGGTACAGGGCGGCCGGACGCCCGCCGCTGCGCCCGGACTGGGCGATGGTGCCGGTCGCGGTGATGACCCCGCGCCGGGCCAGCACCCGCTGCAGGTTCGTCGCGTCGACCTGATAGCCCAGCGCGGCGCCGTAGATGTCGCGCAGCGTGGACAGGGCGAATTCCCTTGGCGCCAAAGCGAATCCGATGTTCGTGTAGGAGAGCTTGGCGATCAGCCGGGCCCGTGCGTTGTCCACCATCTGACCGTGGTCGAAGGCCATCGGCGGCAGGCAGTTCACCGGGTGCCAGCGGGTGTCCGGCGGCAGCTCCGGACTGGCGGGGGAGGGCACCAGGCCCAGGAACGTGGACGCGATCATCCGGGTGCCCGGCACCCGGTGCGGGTCGGAGAACACCGCGAGCTGTTCCAGGTGCGCCAGTTCCTTGAGGTCGACCTTCTCGGCCAGCTGGCGCCGCACCGAGGTGGTCATGTCCTCGTCGTTGCGCAGCCGCCCGCCCGGCAGCGACCACGCCCCGCGCTGCGGGTCCTTGGCCCGCTGCCATAACAGCACGTTCAGCTGCGGTTTCGCCCGATGGCGCCCCTTCGTAACCGGTTCGCTTGCTTCGCGAACCTGGAACACGACCGCGAGCACTTCGTGCGCGGTGCTACCATGGGCCATGTTTTCGATTATAAGTCGAAAACCTCCTGGCCGGAAAGGAGCCGCCATGACGGTGCTCAATCGCATGGACACGCTCGCTGAAGACATGGTTGCCGACATCACCGACTCGCCCACCGGTTACACCGGTGTGGACGGCGATGCGCAGTGGGCCGCCGAGGTTCGCCGCCTGGCGAAGTTGCGCGGCGCCACCATCCTGGCGCACAACTACCAGCTGCCCGAGATCCAAGACGTGGCCGACCACGTGGGCGACTCGCTGGCGTTGTCGCGGATCGCCGCCGAGGCACCCGAGGACATCATCGTGTTCTGCGGGGTGCACTTCATGGCCGAGACCGCCAAGATCCTCAGCCCCGACAAGACGGTGCTGATCCCCGACCAGCGCGCCGGCTGCTCGCTGGCCGACTCCATCACGCCCGAGGACCTGCGCGCCTGGAAGGACGAACACCCCGGCGCGGTCGTCGTCTCCTACGTCAACACCACCGCGGCGGTCAAGGCGCTCACCGACATCTGCTGCACCTCGTCCAATGCGGTCGACGTGGTGGCGTCCATCGACCCCGACCGCGAGGTGCTGTTCTGCCCCGACCAGTTCCTGGGCGCGCACGTGCGCCGGATGACGGGCCGGGAAAACCTGCACGTGTGGGCCGGCGAATGCCACGTGCACGCCGGCATCAACGGCGACGAACTGGGTGAGCGGGCGCGCGCCAACCCCGATGCCGAGCTGTTCGTCCATCCCGAATGTGGTTGTGCCACTTCGGCTTTGTACCTTGCGGGGGAGGGAGACTTCCCCGCGGACCGGGTCAAGATCCTGTCCACCGGCGGCATGCTGGACGCCGCGAACACCACCAGCGCGCGCAAGGTGCTGGTGGCCACCGAGGTCGGCATGCTCTACCAATTGCGCCGGGCCGCACCGCAAGTCGATTTCCAGGCCGTCAACGACCGCGCCTCCTGCCGGTACATGAAGATGATCACCCCGGCGGCTCTGCTGCGCTGCCTGGTCGAGGGCGCCGACGAGGTGCACGTCGATCCCGGCATCGCGGCTGCCGGCCGGCGCAGCGTGCAGCGCATGATCGAGATCGGCCAGCCGGGCGGTGGCGAATGATCGCCCGTCCCCAGTGGACACACAGCGCCGACGTCGTCGTGATCGGCACCGGCGTCGCCGGATTGGCCGCCGCGCTGGCCGCCCACCGCGCCGGCCGCAGCGTCGTCGTGCTGAGCAAGGCCGACCAGGCGCGCGGGGCCACCGCCACCCACTACGCGCAGGGCGGCATCGCGGTGGTGTTGCCGCACAACGACGATTCGGTCGAGGCCCATGTCGCCGACACCGTCGTCGCGGGCGCGGGCCTGTGCGACCCGCAGGCGGTCTACTCGATCGTGGCCGACGGGTACGCGGCGGTCTCCGAATTGGTCGGTGACGGAGCGCGATTCGACGAATCGGCCCCCGGCCAGTGGGCGCTGACCCGCGAGGGCGGGCACTCCCGGCGCCGCATCGTGCACGCCGGCGGCGACGCCACCGGCGCCGAGGTGCAGCGCGCGCTCGACCACGCCGCACGGATGCTGGACATCCGCACCGGGCACGTGGCGCTGCGGGTGCTGCACGACGGCTCCATGGGCGACGAAGCCGTCACCGGCGTGCTGGTCGGCAACCCGCACGGCTACGGGATCATCAGCGCGCCGTCGGTGATCCTGGCCTCCGGCGGTCTCGGGCACCTCTACGGCGCGACCACCAACCCGGAGGGCTCCACCGGCGACGGCATCGCGCTGGGCCTGTGGGCCGGCGTCGCGGTCAGCGACCTGGAGTTCATCCAGTTCCATCCCACCATGCTCTTCGCCCCCGGCGCCGGCGGCGGTCGGCGCCCGCTGGTCACCGAGGCCATCCGCGGCGAGGGAGCGAAACTGATTGATTCCCAAGGTGATTCGGTGACCGCCGGGGTGCACCCGATGGGCGACCTGGCGCCGCGCGACGTGGTCGCCGCCGCCATCGACGCGCGGCTGAAAGCCACCGGCGACGCCTGCGTCTACCTGGACGCGCGGCACATCTTCGACTTCGCCGACCGGTTCCCGACCGTGACGGCGGCCTGCCGGGCCGCCGGCATCGACCCGGTGCGCCAACCCATCCCGGTGGTGCCCGGGGCGCACTACAGCTGCGGCGGCGTCGTCACCGACGTGTACGGCCGGACCGAGCTGCCCGGCCTGTTCGCCGCCGGCGAGGTGGCCCGCACCGGGCTGCACGGCGCCAACCGGCTGGCGTCCAACAGCCTGCTGGAAGGCCTGGTGGTCGGGGGCCGGGCCGGCAGGGCGGCGGCCGCGCATGCGGCGGAGGCCGGCCGCCCCCGCGCGCTGGCGCCCGAGCCCGTCGCGCACACCGCGCCGCCGCGCGCGGAGCTGCAGGCCGCGATGAGCCGCGACGCGTCGGTGGTGCGCGACGCGGCCGGGCTGACCCGGTTGTCGGCCACCCTGTCGCAGGCGCCGGCCCGCAGCATCGGCGGCCGCCGCGACTTCGAGGACGTGGCGTTGGCCGTCGCCGCCCGCGCGGTCGCGGCCGCGGCCCTGGCCCGCACCGAGAGCCGCGGCTGCCACCACCGCGAGGAGCATCCGCAGGCCGCGCCCGAGCAGGCGCGCAGCAACCTGCTGCGACTGGCCGACGACCAGACCTCGGTGCTGGTGCAGGCGCTGGCGGCGGTGGTGTGACGATGATCTCGGACTGCGAGCTCACTGCGGCGCGCGAGATCATCCGGCGCGGCCTGGTCGAGGACCTGCGCTACGGGCCCGACGTCACCACGTTGGCGACGGTGCCCGCCGAGGCGGTGGCCACCGCGTCGATGGTGCCCCGGCAGCCCGGCGTGATCGCCGGGGTGGACATCGCGCTGCTGGTGCTGGACGAGGTGCTCGGCGCCCGCGGCTACCAGGTGCTCGACCGCGTCGAGGACGGCGCCCACCTGCAGCCGGGCCAGTCGCTGCTGACCGTGCGGGCCGAAACCCGCGGTCTGCTGACCGCGGAGCGCACCATGCTGAACCTGATCTGCCACCTGTCCGGGATCGCCACCACGACGGCGCACTGGGTGGCCGCCGTGCAAGGCACCAAGGCCCAGGTGCGCGACACCCGCAAGACCCTGCCCGGCCTGCGGGCGTTGCAGAAATACGCGGTCCGGGTCGGCGGCGGCGTCAACCACCGGCTCGGTCTCGGCGACGCCGCGCTGATCAAGGACAACCACGTGGTGGCGGCCGGGTCGGTGGTCGACGCGCTGCGGGCGGTGCGGGACGCGGCGCCGGAGCTGCCCTGCGAGGTGGAGGTCGACTCGCTTGAGCAGCTCGACGAGGTGCTGCCGGAAAAGCCCGAACTGGTGCTGCTGGACAACTTCCCGGTGTGGCAGACGCAGATGGCCGTGCAGCGGCGCGACGCGCGCGCCCCCGCGGTCCTGCTCGAGTCCTCCGGCGGCCTCAGCCTGGAGAACGCCGCCGACTACGCCGCGACCGGGGTGGATTACCTGGCCGTCGGCGCGCTGACCCATTCGGTGCGGGTGCTCGACATCGGCCTGGACATGTAGCGGGTTGGGCGCCTTGGGCGCCCGAGTGGGCATCCTGGGCGTTCGGTGTAGCACCAGGTAGCGACTTCTCGGCGTGTCGGCGCCGCCAGCGCACACTCGACGCCGATCGGCTCAGGCGATGTCGGCGACGAAAACCCCCATCCAGCGCAGCTGGACGCGGGCCATGAACGGCAGGCCTGCGCCGTCGGAACCGGCCGGCAGGATCCGCGGGTTGATCAGGTGCACCGAGCGGTCGCGGCCGAACACCACGTCCGCCTCGCCGGCGGCCAGCACGTTCTTGACCCAGTTCGTCTTGCCGTGGCCCAGCGCGATCGCCAGGGTGTTGCCCTTGCGATAGGGCGTGATGACGGTCTCGTACTGCTTGCCGGACGTGCGGCCACGATGCTTGATGGTCGCGGTCCCGGGAAGAAAACGCGCGAGCGGCTTGATCGCCGAATTCAGGTACTTGACCTGAAGGTTCTCAAACCAGACTGGAAAGACCATCGGGACGCCCGGGGCGTTGTTGGGATGATCCTTGGCGGACATGGCGGCTCCGTGGGGTCGGCTCGTGCTGTCGGCGCGGGGTAGGGCCTCGATCCCGGCCTCGATACGGGCACTGTACCGGCCGCGATCCAGGCGCTGTACCGGCCGGATATCGACTTGAGTTCCTCTGGGACAATGGACACCGTGAGTCCCACCCCAGCGTCACCGATGGCCCGCATCGACCTGCGGGGCGCCGAGCTGACCGCTGCCCGATTGCGGTCGGCGCTGCCGCGCGGCGGCGCCGACGTGGAGACGGTGCTGCCCAAGGTGCGACCCATCGTGCAGGCGGTGGCCGAGCGCGGCGCCGACGCCGCGCTGGAGTTCGGGGCCTCCTTCGACGGTGTCCGCCCGGCGGCGGTCCGGGTGCCGGAGGCGGCGCTGGACAAGGCCCTGGCCGACCTGGACGCGGCCGTCGCCGACGCCCTGCGGGTGATGATCGACCGCGCCCGCGCCGTGCACGCCGACCAGCGCCGCACCGACGTCACCACCACGCTGGGACCGGGCGCGACGGTGACCGAGCGCTGGGTGCCGGTCGAGCGGGTGGGCCTGTACGTGCCCGGCGGCAACGCCGTCTACCCGTCCAGCGTGGTGATGAACGTGGTGCCCGCCCAGGCCGCCGGCGTCGCGTCGCTGGTGGTGGCCAGCCCGCCGCAGGCCCAGTTCGACGGGCTGCCGCATCCGACCATCCTTGCCGCGGCCCGGCTGCTGGGCGTCGACGAGGTGTGGGCGGTGGGCGGCGCGCAGGCGGTGGCGTTGCTGGCCTACGGCGGGACCGATACCGGGGCCGAATGGCCCGGCTTCTCCTCGGATCGCGCACGATCCGCATCGTCGCCGGGGGCAGACGCCGAGCTGGTGCCGGTCGACATGATCACCGGGCCGGGCAACATCTACGTCACCGCCGCCAAGCGGCTGTGCCGGTCGCGGGTCGGCATCGACGCCGAGGCCGGGCCGACCGAGATCGCGATCCTGGCCGACCACACCGCCGACCCCGCGCACGTGGCCGCCGACCTGATCAGCCAGGCCGAGCACGACGAGATGGCCGGCAGCGTGCTGGTCACCCCCAGCGAGGAGCTGGCCACGGCCACCGACGCGGAACTGGCCGCCCAGCTGCCGACCACCGTGCACCGCGAGCGGGTGACCGCCGCGCTGGGCGGACACCAGTCGGCGATCATCCTGGTCGACGACCTGGACGCCGGGATCGCGGTCGTCAACGCCTACGCCGCCGAGCACCTGGAGATCCAGACCGCCGACGCGGCGGCCGTGGCCGGCCGGATCCGCGCGGCCGGAGCCGTTTTCGTCGGCCCATACTCGCCGGTCAGCCTGGGCGACTACTGCGCCGGCTCCAATCACGTCCTGCCCACCGCGGGCAGCGCCCGCCATTCCAGCGGCCTGTCGGTGCAGACCTTCTTGCGCGGCATCCACGTCGTCGACTACACCGAGGCGGCGCTGAAAGACGTGTCCGGGCACGTGATCACCCTGGCGCAGGCCGAAGACCTGCCGGCGCACGGCGAGGCGATACGGCGGAGGTTCGAGCGGTGACCGGCCAGCGGGCCACCCCCCAACCCACGCTGGACGACCTGCCGCTGCGCGATGACCTGCGCGGCAAATCGCCTTACGGCGCACCGCAATTGGCGGTCCCGGTGCGGCTGAACACCAACGAGAACCCGCACCCGCCCAGCCGGGCGCTGGTGGACGACGTGGTGCGCTCGGTGGCGCGGGCCGCCGCGGACCTGCACCGCTACCCCGACCGGGACGCGGTGCAGCTGCGCAGCGACCTGGCCCGCTACCTCACCGCCCAGACCGGCGTCCAACTGGGAGTCGAAAACCTCTGGGCGGCAAACGGTTCCAACGAGATCCTGCAGCAGCTGCTGCAGGCGTTCGGCGGCCCCGGACGCAGCGCCATCGGGTTCGTTCCGTCCTACTCGATGCACCCCATCATCTCCGACGGCACCCGCACCGAATGGCTGCAGGCCGCCCGCGCCGACGACTTCAGCCTGGACGTCGACGCCGCGGTGGCCGCCGTGACCGAGCGCACGCCCGACGTGGTGTTCGTCGCCAGCCCGAACAACCCGTCCGGGCAGAGCGTTTCGCTGTCCGGCCTGCGCCGGCTGCTCGACGCGGCGCCGGGCATCGTGATCGTGGACGAGGCGTACGGCGAGTTCTCGTCACAGCCCAGCGCGGTGCAGCTGGTGGGCGAGTATCCGACCAAGCTCGTCGTCACCCGCACCATGAGCAAGGCGTTCGCCTTCGCCGGCGGCCGGCTCGGCTACCTGATCGCCACACCGGCGGTGATCGAGGCGATGCTGCTGGTGCGGTTGCCCTACCACCTGTCGTCGGTGACCCAGGCCGCCGCGCGGGCCGCGCTGCGGCACGCCGACGACACGCTGGGCAGCGTCGCCGCGCTGATCGCCGAACGCGAACGCGTGTCAACCGCCTTGACCGGCATGGGTTTTCGAGTCATTCCCAGCGACGCCAACTTCGTGCTGTTCGGCGAGTTCACCGATGCGCCGGCCAGCTGGCAGCGCTACCTGGATGCCGGCGTGCTGATCCGCGACGTCGGCATCCCCGGCTTCCTGCGGGCCACCACCGGCCTGGCCGAGGAGAACGACGCCTTCCTGCGGGCCAGCGCCCAACTCGCCGCCACCGAGCTGGCCCCCGTCAACGTAGGGGCGATCGCAAGCGCAGCCGAGCCGCGCGCAGCGGATCGCGACCATGTGTTAGGAGCCCCATGACCGCCGTCCAAGCCGCCCGTCGCGCGCG encodes the following:
- a CDS encoding DUF2567 domain-containing protein, giving the protein MSGQPDAAPTGDVAAVGLPGRAELRALLVVVARSAVVGASLGALWAWIAPPIRAVVALTRSGERVHDYLGNESEHFFVAPTLLLGLLTVLAVVASVAAWQSRRHRGPAMVVALSVAMVTAALVAAAVGAGLVRLRYGALDFDAVPLGKSPSVAYVIQAPPVFFSDGPLQIAVSLMWPAGIAALVYAVRAAADARDDLGALPPTAPTDARAAEAAVTAGGGESFGR
- a CDS encoding lipase family protein, with product MAELGNLAGTHGAEWIARPPHEELQRKVRPLLPSDDPFYQPPLGFQHAEPGTVLRSRDVELAFLGLISQPIKAVQLLYRTMDMNGEPEATVTTVIVPADAVPGRPCPLLSYQCAIDAVSSRCFPSYALRRRAKALGSIGQFELFLITAAVAEGWAVSVPDHEGLRGLWGAPYEPGYRVLDGIRAALGSERLGLSPSAPIGLWGYSGGGLASAWAAETCAEYAPEVNVVGAVLGSPVGDLGNTFRRLNGSFLSGLPALVVAALAHIYPDLDRVIKEHANEEGRALLDSLEKMTTVEAVIRMAGKNMGDYLDAPLEQILSTPEVTYVFDHIRLGAAVPTPPVLIVQAVHDYLIDVHDIDVLADAYSAGGAQVTYHRDAFNEHMMLHPLSAPMTLRWLTDRFEGRPVTEHLIRTTWPTMFNPMTYVGMARLLKIATKVVTGRKIHRRPL
- a CDS encoding NUDIX hydrolase, with translation MAHGSTAHEVLAVVFQVREASEPVTKGRHRAKPQLNVLLWQRAKDPQRGAWSLPGGRLRNDEDMTTSVRRQLAEKVDLKELAHLEQLAVFSDPHRVPGTRMIASTFLGLVPSPASPELPPDTRWHPVNCLPPMAFDHGQMVDNARARLIAKLSYTNIGFALAPREFALSTLRDIYGAALGYQVDATNLQRVLARRGVITATGTIAQSGRSGGRPAALYRFTDAALRVTDEFAALRPPGLPG
- the nadA gene encoding quinolinate synthase NadA encodes the protein MTVLNRMDTLAEDMVADITDSPTGYTGVDGDAQWAAEVRRLAKLRGATILAHNYQLPEIQDVADHVGDSLALSRIAAEAPEDIIVFCGVHFMAETAKILSPDKTVLIPDQRAGCSLADSITPEDLRAWKDEHPGAVVVSYVNTTAAVKALTDICCTSSNAVDVVASIDPDREVLFCPDQFLGAHVRRMTGRENLHVWAGECHVHAGINGDELGERARANPDAELFVHPECGCATSALYLAGEGDFPADRVKILSTGGMLDAANTTSARKVLVATEVGMLYQLRRAAPQVDFQAVNDRASCRYMKMITPAALLRCLVEGADEVHVDPGIAAAGRRSVQRMIEIGQPGGGE
- a CDS encoding L-aspartate oxidase, which produces MIARPQWTHSADVVVIGTGVAGLAAALAAHRAGRSVVVLSKADQARGATATHYAQGGIAVVLPHNDDSVEAHVADTVVAGAGLCDPQAVYSIVADGYAAVSELVGDGARFDESAPGQWALTREGGHSRRRIVHAGGDATGAEVQRALDHAARMLDIRTGHVALRVLHDGSMGDEAVTGVLVGNPHGYGIISAPSVILASGGLGHLYGATTNPEGSTGDGIALGLWAGVAVSDLEFIQFHPTMLFAPGAGGGRRPLVTEAIRGEGAKLIDSQGDSVTAGVHPMGDLAPRDVVAAAIDARLKATGDACVYLDARHIFDFADRFPTVTAACRAAGIDPVRQPIPVVPGAHYSCGGVVTDVYGRTELPGLFAAGEVARTGLHGANRLASNSLLEGLVVGGRAGRAAAAHAAEAGRPRALAPEPVAHTAPPRAELQAAMSRDASVVRDAAGLTRLSATLSQAPARSIGGRRDFEDVALAVAARAVAAAALARTESRGCHHREEHPQAAPEQARSNLLRLADDQTSVLVQALAAVV
- the nadC gene encoding carboxylating nicotinate-nucleotide diphosphorylase: MISDCELTAAREIIRRGLVEDLRYGPDVTTLATVPAEAVATASMVPRQPGVIAGVDIALLVLDEVLGARGYQVLDRVEDGAHLQPGQSLLTVRAETRGLLTAERTMLNLICHLSGIATTTAHWVAAVQGTKAQVRDTRKTLPGLRALQKYAVRVGGGVNHRLGLGDAALIKDNHVVAAGSVVDALRAVRDAAPELPCEVEVDSLEQLDEVLPEKPELVLLDNFPVWQTQMAVQRRDARAPAVLLESSGGLSLENAADYAATGVDYLAVGALTHSVRVLDIGLDM
- a CDS encoding nitroreductase family deazaflavin-dependent oxidoreductase codes for the protein MSAKDHPNNAPGVPMVFPVWFENLQVKYLNSAIKPLARFLPGTATIKHRGRTSGKQYETVITPYRKGNTLAIALGHGKTNWVKNVLAAGEADVVFGRDRSVHLINPRILPAGSDGAGLPFMARVQLRWMGVFVADIA
- the hisD gene encoding histidinol dehydrogenase — encoded protein: MDTVSPTPASPMARIDLRGAELTAARLRSALPRGGADVETVLPKVRPIVQAVAERGADAALEFGASFDGVRPAAVRVPEAALDKALADLDAAVADALRVMIDRARAVHADQRRTDVTTTLGPGATVTERWVPVERVGLYVPGGNAVYPSSVVMNVVPAQAAGVASLVVASPPQAQFDGLPHPTILAAARLLGVDEVWAVGGAQAVALLAYGGTDTGAEWPGFSSDRARSASSPGADAELVPVDMITGPGNIYVTAAKRLCRSRVGIDAEAGPTEIAILADHTADPAHVAADLISQAEHDEMAGSVLVTPSEELATATDAELAAQLPTTVHRERVTAALGGHQSAIILVDDLDAGIAVVNAYAAEHLEIQTADAAAVAGRIRAAGAVFVGPYSPVSLGDYCAGSNHVLPTAGSARHSSGLSVQTFLRGIHVVDYTEAALKDVSGHVITLAQAEDLPAHGEAIRRRFER
- a CDS encoding histidinol-phosphate transaminase: MTGQRATPQPTLDDLPLRDDLRGKSPYGAPQLAVPVRLNTNENPHPPSRALVDDVVRSVARAAADLHRYPDRDAVQLRSDLARYLTAQTGVQLGVENLWAANGSNEILQQLLQAFGGPGRSAIGFVPSYSMHPIISDGTRTEWLQAARADDFSLDVDAAVAAVTERTPDVVFVASPNNPSGQSVSLSGLRRLLDAAPGIVIVDEAYGEFSSQPSAVQLVGEYPTKLVVTRTMSKAFAFAGGRLGYLIATPAVIEAMLLVRLPYHLSSVTQAAARAALRHADDTLGSVAALIAERERVSTALTGMGFRVIPSDANFVLFGEFTDAPASWQRYLDAGVLIRDVGIPGFLRATTGLAEENDAFLRASAQLAATELAPVNVGAIASAAEPRAADRDHVLGAP